A window of the Equus przewalskii isolate Varuska chromosome 10, EquPr2, whole genome shotgun sequence genome harbors these coding sequences:
- the LOC103540236 gene encoding olfactory receptor 1A1-like produces the protein MREENKSSTLDFILLGVTGQQEQEDFFFILFLFVYPIALIGNLLTILAIHSDIRLHNHMYCFLANLSFVDIFFSSVTLPKMLTNHLLGTKAVSFGGCLRQMHLIIALDNTDNYILAAMADDHAVAISRPLHYTTIMSPRSCVLLVVGSWVVGNANAFPHTLLTAGLSFCGSQKVANFYCYIASLLKLSCSNIHFNVKMIYLGIGVFSVPLLCIVLSYVHVFSTVLQVPSTKGVLKAFSTCGSHLTVVSLYYGTIMGMYFRPLTSYSLKDAVITVMYMAMTPMLNTFIYSFRNRDMKSALGKLFSKRISS, from the coding sequence atgagggaagaaaacaaatccTCTACCTTAGATTTCATCCTCCTGGGTGTTACTGGTCAGCAAGAGCAGGAAGatttcttcttcatcctcttcctGTTTGTTTATCCCATCGCACTGATTGGAAACCTGCTCACCATCTTGGCCATTCATTCTGACATTCGCCTCCACAACCACATGTATTGTTTCCTGGCCAACCTCTCCTTTGTTGACATCTTCTTCTCCTCTGTAACACTCCCTAAGATGCTGACCAACCATCTTTTGGGCACCAAGGCCGTCTCCTTTGGGGGGTGCCTAAGGCAAATGCATTTGATAATAGCCTTGGACAACACAGACAACTATATCTTGGCAGCAATGGCAGATGATCATGCTGTGGCCATCAGTCGCCCACTTCATTACACAACAATTATGAGCCCACGGTCTTGTGTCCTGCTAGTTGTTGGGTCTTGGGTGGTTGGAAATGCCAATGCCTTCCCCCACACTCTGCTCACAGCTGGTCTGTCCTTCTGTGGAAGCCAGAAAGTGGCAAACTTCTACTGTTACATTGCCTCTTTGCTCAAGCTGTCTTGTTCTAACATCCACTTCAATGTGAAGATGATATATCTAGGGATTGGTGTTTTCTCCGTGCCATTACTATGCATTGTCCTCTCCTATGTTCATGTGTTTTCCACGGTGTTACAGGTTCCATCCACCAAAGGTGTGCTCAAAGCCTTCTCTACCTGTGGTTCCCACCTCACAGTTGTTTCTTTGTACTATGGGACGATCATGGGCATGTATTTCCGCCCTCTGACTAGTTACAGCCTAAAGGATGCTGTGATAACAGTGATGTACATGGCAATGACACCAATGTTAAATACTTTCATCTATAGTTTCAGAAATAGGGACATGAAATCTGCCCTGGGAAAACTCTTCAGCAAGAGAATCTCCTCATAA
- the LOC103540237 gene encoding olfactory receptor 1A1-like, with protein MREDNQSTDMDFILLGVTGQQEQEDFFFILFLFIYPITLIGNLLIILAIHSDIRLHNPMYFLLANLSLVDIFFSSVTLPKMLTNHLLDTKAISFEGCLTQMYFMIGMANIDSYILAAMAYDRAVAISRPLHYTTIMSPLFCVLLVVGSWVVGNANALPHTLLTAQLSFCGNQRVANFYCDMASLFKLSCSDISFNVKMMYLGVGVFSLPLLCIIISYVRVFSTVLQVPSTKGVFKAFSTCGSHLTVVSLYYGTVMGMYFRPLTSYSLKDAVITVMYIAVTPMLNPFVYSLRNRDMKAALGKLFSKRISS; from the coding sequence ATGAGAGAAGACAACCAGTCCACTGACATGGATTTCATCCTCCTAGGAGTTACTGGTCAACAGGAACAGGAAGATTTCTTCTTCATCCTTTTCCTGTTCATTTATCCCATCACATTGATTGGAAACCTGCTCATCATCTTGGCCATTCACTCTGACATTCGCCTTCACAACCCCATGTATTTTCTCCTTGCCAACCTCTCGTTGGTAGACATCTTCTTCTCCTCTGTAACACTCCCTAAGATGCTTACCAACCATCTTTTGGACACCAAAGCCATCTCCTTTGAAGGATGCCTAACACAGATGTATTTTATGATTGGCATGGCTAACATAGATAGCTATATCTTGGCAGCAATGGCATATGATCGTGCTGTGGCCATCAGCCGCCCGCTTCATTACACAACAATTATGAGCCCACTGTTCTGTGTCCTACTAGTTGTTGGGTCCTGGGTGGTTGGAAATGCCAATGCTCTCCCACACACTCTACTCACAGCTCAGCTGTCCTTCTGTGGAAACCAGAGAGTGGCCAACTTCTATTGTGACATGGCCTCTTTGTTCAAGCTGTCCTGTTCCGACATCAGCTTCAATGTGAAGATGATGTACCTAGGGGTTGGGGTTTTCTCCTTGCCATTACTGTGCATCATCATCTCCTATGTTCGAGTCTTTTCCACTGTCTTACAGGTTCCATCCACCAAAGGTGTGTTCAAAGCCTTCTCTACCTGTGGTTCCCACCTCACAGTTGTTTCTTTGTATTATGGGACAGTCATGGGTATGTATTTCCGCCCTCTGACTAGTTACAGCCTAAAGGATGCTGTGATAACTGTGATGTACATCGCAGTGACCCCAATGTTAAATCCTTTCGTCTATAGTCTGAGAAACCGGGACATGAAGGCTGCCCTGGGGAAGCTCTTCAGCAAGAGAATCTCCTCATAA